ATGCGGTTTAGATTCTTGCCTAAATGTATTTCAGAGTGGTTGTATTGTGTAGTACCATGTATGTATATCACCAATCTATGTGTTTTCAAAGATCATACACAGTgagttttaatgttaaaatacaaGTAACTCATATTTATCTCCTGCTTTATAAGATACTTTATAGACAGTATTGAACAAGATGGTTGAAACAACATACAAAACGACTGCGATAAAAGCATACATTTGTGTAATTATTCTTTTGACTTAAACCCTTACAGTCAGTGCAATAAAGCCcctgtgacaactagccccggtcTCCCCTATATGGGTGAGCATGTGATGTGAGTGACTGTGGTAATTCAGCAGGTCTAAGCTTCTGCTGCATTCAGATGAGCTGTAGGAAAAGATAGTACAGATCAAATAGCTCTGTTGCCTTCCCTTACTGACACCCAATCCACCCTAGTTACCTTACATGTGTTTTAGTGGAAAAGAAGGGCAGGAAAACACGTCAATGCCTTTTAATGTAAAGGAGCATTTTAATGAATTACCATTTCCAATGTTTTTGTCACCTTTTTTCACATTGTTTGTATCTATCTTCTTTGCACATCAGAGATACAGAAACATAAAAATCATCCTCCATCATTACGTGTAACAATAACcttcataatatataaaatgtgtgacGGACAGCAGTATTTCAatacaaatgtttaatttacTGTCCCAACAAACACATTTTGAAACCTAAGATACTGACTTTTCTCCCAGATCATATAAGTACTCTGTACTGGTATACCTTTAACATACATTTACAAGGTCAAagatctttttttcttcaacagCTATCTTGTCTTGATATGATTAGTCTTATAGGTGTCTTGTGTTAATCTCTGGCTCTGGTGGGTTAAGGCAAGAGTTTTGCATATCCACCATTGTAATTATCAGGTTTATAATGACTATGTTATAACTTTTATCAAAGAACAAGgtcttttttattgtttaagaCTTATATCACACAGGCCCAATAAAATGTTAATGCAATAATGAAGTGTTGATAAATGATGTTGAAATGTTGTCAGGTCAGGTGATACTGTCTTAATGACAGTTTTGTGTGTGTCAGGATGTTGCGGTTGGCGTGCACCACGGCCCTTTTCTTCGTTCTCCGGCTGTTCCTCGGCCTGCCCTGGTTCCAGGTTCTACCATCCATTTTCATTTTCTACCTGGGTTCTGGAGGATGGAAGTCCATCCAGGTGTTTTCAAAGACCATATACCGCGATTTGCAGTAAGTTTTTATGTTATAATTTTAGCTttccttttttatatattttacaaagtatatatttttaatacttttcaaaaagtcagcAAAATTCTGAAATACACCAATTGAATGCATGCAAATTCTGTAGtgacaaaaaaaagtcaaataaatCCAAACTATCTTGTTTTAGCTTTCCACACTTTGTCTAGATTCCAGCTTTGCACATTCTGGACATTTTCTCAACCAACTTATGAGTTGCATATTGGGATGTTTTTAAACCGTATTGAATGAGTTTTCTAACCCTCACAATATGTCAGAGCTCGTTGCCtgtcaaatgtattttttaggaaaactaaattaaatttgtATGAAATTGAAGTTGTGATAGTCccttttttctgtattatgATGTATATCCAAATGAAACGGCTTCTGGAACGAGAAAAATGTAGGacagggcttgattttgtccttggggaattgattggatggttggatgATTGCtatttgctattggtggatctcaacGAGGCAcatgaatatataaaaaattatgtgcacttataaaacatttataataaatactgcaatattccataaaaaataagaattgtcacaAAGTAAAAGTTACAATACTTTGACAAAAGAAAGCAGCTGGCATggtgttaaaaaacaaacaaactaaagtTAGacacctgttttttgttttttctccccACTATCTGGTTTAACTCAtccatttaaaaagaaaacagcgGATGAATAAATCCATACGTAGGCACAGtatgtttttataaaaataataatagtaaaaattataatgtatTTACTGATATAACAACTTTCTACATAACTTTATAAATGAAAACGATATGTCAAATTAAGTCTTAAAAAGgaacaacataaaatattgcATTTTGTTTATTAATGTGTTAAGTCTGACAGTCTTATAAGACTTATAAAGAAGTTTATAGATGAAATCTGATTTATATCTATAGATGTGGTTTTGTGAATAAAGATCACATAATACATTCTTATGGGCCTTTTCAATCAGGCTGAACAGATACTAGTAAAAGAAGTTCCTCTACAAATACAACCGCACAGTCCTGTATTACGAGCTATGGGTTTGTTAAGAGGAACAAGTGGTTGAAGTGGGTTTCTGGGTTGTTCCAGGCAGGTTCAGCTTGTTTTCTCAAAGGGTGAAGATTTTGAAATGTGAATTGAGTAATCTGAAGCATGATTGCTAAGTATCTTAAGACTCTGAGGTGTGAACTTCTGTTTTTGAATAGCAAACAAGGCAAAACCTCTGCTAGCAGTCCCAGTTTTGGTTGTAGCGAGTGCTGGGGGTTATGAAATTCAGTTCGACTTCAGATCCTGCGGGTGTGGGTTTATCGTTTCAACAGCACAGATTACTCTGTAAGTGCCTGGATTGGAGGACAGAGGCTTTTAGAATAGCTGTTAATGGACATAAGAACTCTTATGGGACAGGGATCATTGCTTTTAGCAATGTGACAGTGTTTGTGTGCTCAAACATACACAAACTACTTCCTGCCACTTACAGATTTGTTATTGTTACTTAAGCAAGAAGTTGATGAAACCCGAATCACCACCATTACCATTAAACAGATGATTATACGCATTAAACCTACACACTAAATGTACAAAATAGTGTAGAGTACAGTACCTGtcaagtttggaataattaaaaataataataataataataatgtttttgagaaaaattcttctgctcaccaaagctgtatttatttgatcaaaatacagtaaagacagtaatattgtgaaatattattacaatttaaaataactgttttctatttgaatatatttaaaaatgtaatttattcctgggatggcaaagctgaattttcagcatcattactccagtcttcagtgtcacatgatccttcagaaatcactctaatgTGATGTTTTGAAGATCAAGAAACATGtcttattaatattaacaatgaacagttttgctgcttcatatttgtgtggaaaccatgattcactaccattcaaaagttttgggtaaaagtaaaatttttcaaaaacaaaaataaaaaaagaaattaatacttttattcatcaaagatgcattaaattgcaaCCGCAACAGTTAAAgacattataatgttacaaaagatttctatttcaaatgaaaaatgttctttttaactttttattcatcaaagaatccaaaggaaaacaaaatgtatcactgtttccacaaacattaagcagcattaagcaactgttttcaacattgataaaaatcatgtgacactgaagactggagtaatgatgctgaaaattcagcttttcatcACAGGAACAATTTACTAAtccatcattttaaaatatattattatagaaaACAGcgatttaaaattataataatactataataacactattactgtttttgactgcattttgatcacataaatgcagccttggtgagcagaagagacttcattcaaaaacatttaaaaaaatcctaattattccaaactttcaAAATAGTgtatctattttaaataaagagaTCACTCAAAATTCAAAAGGAGATGTTTTAAAGAATGTCCAGATACCATTTGCCCATCCAAATCAATTCTTCTGTGTTCTTTTACAGTGCAGCCAGTGTGTTGCTGAGGGTAAAGCTGAATGTCAAAAAGCACCTTCGTGAGCGCAACACCGTTCCCAAACTTTTTGCCAAGTCCGTCAAGAAATACGGTGACAAGACGGCTCTGATTTTCGAAGGAACGGGTGAGAAATGGAGCTTCCAGGAGCTTGACGACTACTCCAACCGCGTGGCTAACTTTTTTCTCCAGAGTGGCTTCAAGGAAGGCGATGTGGTGGCTCTGTTCATGGAGAATCGCTCTCAGTATGTGGGGCTCTGGCTAGGCATGGCGAAGATCGGAGTGGAGGCAGCACTCATCAACTTCAATCTGAGACTGGAGGCCCTGGTTCACTGTGTCAACATCTCCAGTGCCAAAGCCGTGGTGTTCGGCAGTGAGCTAACAGATGGTGAGAAGTGTTACGATAGTTATCAAAGATGAGAAATCTTTTTTGAAACTGTAGCTTCCCAAGCTATACTCATAATTTATAGCAGTTAAACCACAGCAGTGAttaactttataaacaaactaGTGATGGGGGAATTCGAAACATGCTTTATGAAGTTTCGAAACCTTTgcaaatcatttgtttcgaaccAGTGAtttggagcatgtatcaaactgccaaagtcacatgatttcattaaacaaagctttgttacatcataactGTTTCAAAACGTATCACAATTTCAATGGTTCCCCACTAGGGGGCGATGATCTCTGTGAACCCATGAAACAGTGTCTATAtggttttatacatttgtagacaTTATTAATGACACATTTGTATATTAAAAAGGAAGAGTTTTAGTTAATAGTCTCTTACTGGCCTGATTAACCAAGCTCTGTAAAACAGGCCCTACAGTTTAATAAAATtgggctgtgtccgaaatcgccccctatacccATATTCACTATTCCCCACATTACTCCACTAATATAGACCACTTGAAGGAGTAAATGAAAAAGAGAGACTGAATTCGGACACTGAGTGTGGCGGAAGGGCTGCTGCTTTTGCACAGTTTGTGCTttctgtttaataaatatttgctACTGTAGCAAACTGGCAGCTCTAGtagtaatgaaaagatttatcttgaactctgtcgtggaaactagcatgtataaaccttaattaaaaaatgtaatgatcaattcaaaaggaatttatacctgtatgatattacgctgtagccacattggaccagcggtTAAAAAAATGGATGGAAGGATCTGCGGACGCCATCTTCTGGTCAGACGCTGGAATTCATTCTGCACATGACTCGCACAGTGCATTATAGGTATTCTCAAGCCGTTGAGCGTACATTGGTTGTACACTTGTTATTgtggtgcattatgggattgaatgagtgcacttgaTAATGTCCACTATCCAgacactacaaatggctgttttctcaaatagtgccctatttaagggtatagggggcaATTTCGGACACTGCCCATGTTTAGAAAAGCTAAGTTTCTCCCATTACTGAAACAAACTGATTAACTAAAAACTTCACAATGCGTTTCGGAGGTGTACCAAGTTAATacattttgtctaaataaaaaatgtctttgtaagttttttttttttttaatgatgtgcACTGATGCTCAATAATACCAAGAATGCGTAGCAATAATGTAAATAgtgtcagttttgatttcatgttgactttggGCCTCAGGGTTATATTTTATGAATAAGAGTTGTTGCCTCAATATAGTATCAGTTAAGGCAACAGTTCAGAAGTGTTGCAAGCGAAAGTGACACACTACAAGAAGCAAATAAGGAAGTGGCACTTGGACAAAGTTTAGTGTGTGTACTCTAGAGAAACAATGAATGAGTAGCACTTGGTACAGAATTATCATGGGCAGAGGTCACTGCGCGTAACTCATTGTGGAAGAGCGTCATTGCACCAAAGAGAACTCGTACCAGAGGTCACGAAAGGCCGTGAAATCCTAATGAAATTGAGTTTCTTAGTTGTCTCTTAAGTAATTGGAAACTGACTCATAAAACATGCCATGTTGAGTCAGCTTCGTTTCTTATTGATTTAACATTGCCGGGCATTTGTCCTGTGCTTCTTCTGAAGGATTTTCTAGGCtcattttgtcacattatttGTGCCTGTGATGGTTACTTCatctatttctctctctctttaaatcTCTCAGCAATGTGTGAGGTGCACAGCTCCATGGGAAAGACTGTTAAGCTGTTCTGCTCTGGAGAATGGGACCCTAAGCGGGTTCCTGAAGGGACGGAGCATATAGAGCCGCTGCTGGAGGCAACACCTACAAACCAGCCTAGACAACCAGATCGCAGCTTCACAGGCAAGACTATCAAACATAGACTTATATCTAACCCCCACCATTTCAGaccttaaaaaacataaaaaaaaaaaaaaaaaaacagggacCCTGTCTGAAATATTGTATTGCGATTCATGCTGAATGTTGTATTATTATCGAGCCCCACACATGGCATAgagacaaatatatatatatatatatatatatatatatatatatatatatatcttggcCACAAATTGAGAATTTGTTCCCATgacttaaaatgataaaataaataaattccctccttttaatgaatcatgGCCACATTGTACTAATTCTTTCCATCATTTTGATTTAACTAAAACAAAGGAACAAAATATTACAATGTGGCCACAATTTAATAAAACGAGGGAATTAAATCTAAATTCTTGACCATGATTTAACCAAAATGAGGaaacaaatgtataaaatgagGGAATTAATTCTTAATTTGTggccactatatatatatatatatatatgtatatatgtgtatatgtatatgtataatatagtGTATACCGCAATCCCATAAAAGCACCGGTGGGAATGGAAAGTTCTGAGGCTGATCAACTGACAGtgtacaaatgaaaaaaaaaaaaaagctttttgtgGGCATTAAATAATGGCGCAAATACCTGTAAATTGACTAGCgtaaaccttagtaaatcacaatgcatgattcatttaaatactctcctcccataaattttgcgtctgaaagggaaactcctacaaatgcatatgcaattaATTCAGCCACAAAAATAACTGCGTGATAGTAgtttttaatgacaaaagagggtttgtgcTGGTGCAAgatgttagtaaatctggcccataAATCACGTTACCAACtagatttttaatagtttttgtttttctttgcttcTAGATCgccttttttacatttacacgtCGGGAACCACTGGGATGCCAAAAGCTGCTATTGTTGTACATAGCCGGTAAGTGTGTGTCATGTTAATTTTCTACATTTCTTACAGTCTcccttattttttttctctcaatgaATTAGGCTCCCTGTCTTTTCTGCATTCTTCCCTCAGGTATTACCGCATGGCTGCCTTGGTGTACTATGGTTTCAGGATGAAGTCTGAGGATGTGCTTTATGACTGCTTACCACTTTATCACTCAGCAGGTACATCATGAACACAGGCTGATCTACACCTTCATGATATGTGCACTTCCTGTCACAGTCTGGTTCAGGCTACTTCCTGTGCGAGTTTTGTGGCTTGTTTTGGTGGATGTTTATCTTTGGTGGAAGACCCTTGAGTCCAATGCTGTTTTGAGAAAAATagctttgttttatattttattggttTAACCGAATTATGTAGGTGTTGGTGAGTCTTTAATCTGGAAGTAGCTAATCAATAAGTTTGTTCTGAGGTCAGAGTTGTTTGTTCTCTGTGGCAGGAAACATAGTGGGAGTTGGACAGTGTCTGATCCATGGAATGACTGTAGTGATCAGGAAGAAGTTCAGTGCATCAAAGTTCTGGGATGACTGTATCAAATACAATTGCACGGTGAGTAATGGAATATATGTATTGTTAtggaattaataataataataataaatgtttcttgagcatcaaatcatcatattagaatcattagaaggatcatgtgacactgaagattgatgtaatgattctgaaaattcagctttaatcacagaaagaaatgacattttataaaatattcaaatagaaaactgttgtAATTGTTATAATCttccacaatattactgttttcaaaaacattaaaaaattatagACCTCAAATGATAGTATGTATAAAAATGTGATATCTgtgaatttttcattttcattttcattttttttttttttttgtatataggctcttttatgttttattttttaagatgaAGAGTAAGAATATGTTATgaagatttatattttatatttacttgcATTTACATGTTGGTTATATAgcaatacataataataaacagcagtattcatttttatacattttgaatgtcTTCCTTTTGAGTTagtacacaaaaaaataattgaatcagtgttttgcaTCAGATTGTTTAAAAGAACTGATTCACAGGAATGAGTGGAACTCTTCTAGAGTTGCACGATTCTGCATAAATTAAGAATAatgatttttgtttaaaatagagatCACAATTCTTCCATGATTCTGAATAGTCTACTAAACAAAATAGCATGTCATTTACTACTCACTCATGAAGACTTCATTGTTTCATTTCTGgattaatcagagtttttgaacaaatctctggAATGTATGGTTCagttacaaatacattttttaacagtcacttgtcgtcacatgatgtaattgatacacctttatttgaagcatcaagttactttcaaaggTGATTTACTCCATTTTGATCGCtactgtagacatcagtgtttatatctgaacttttatcccagtacttctgtgataatctgAATGATtgtaacagaaataatgatactgtgtggttaaaaagactgtgaagctgtttcatacatTTACATGATAACTGCTGTCTCTGGGTCAGCAGCAGCGCCAATGCATATTTGAGTATTCACTGTGATGTGTGATCATAGCCTAGGCTATTTATCAAAGGTTTCATAGACAAAGCTGAATCATTGTCATTAAGGAATAAAATTGCATGGGTTTACGAATCGAGATTGTGATCTTTTAacaattaatcgtgcagctctaaacACTACTGACATTTTTGTTACTGAGTTTTGCTCACACTCAGGAGTCAAAAGAGTTGTCTTCCTGACAAGGTCTTTCATGGCTAAATAGAGCAGAGCAATAAAATAATTGCAATGTTCATGATTTTGCATAATTTTACAATGCAAACAAAATCATACTCAATTTATTGTACATCCAGTAAATATACCAAGGACTTCCAGACCTCAGCTTTAATGTTATAGCTGTGTGATTGCAAATTGAAGTTGTGTTGTTGTatggaaagtttttttttttttaaaaataatttttggtctCAGATCGTGCAGTACATTGGCGAGATCTGCCGCTATCTGCTGAACCAGCCAAAAAAAGACACAGAGCACCAACACAAGGTCCGCATGGCCCTCGGTAACGGCCTTCGCCAGTCCATCTGGGAGGAATTCACCAACCGCTTCAACATACCACAGATCGCAGAGTTCTACGGTGCCACCGAGTGCAACTGCAGCCTGGGCAACTTCGACAACAAGGTCTGTCCTGACAAAAACGCACTTTAGACTAAGTGTCTGTAAACAGCTTTTATCAGTAGGACACACTTGTAAACCTTCGCAATAGCAGATAATGCGTGTGGAAAAGGATATATATACCCTTTCAGGGGTTCCGGCAATTAGCTCTGTGTATTACCATAAATTTTACAAGGCCATCTACAATATGTTCAATAATCAAGCACAGGTGGTTATGGGCTATTTCAGGTCTAGCTGAAACCAGGTTTATTTTGCTTGATACAGTATTTAGTTTTGAAGTGTGTGAGGCGATTGTAACGAACATATGATGTTTTGACTGCAGACGGGTGCCTGTGGATTCAACAGCCGAATCCTTCCCTACTTCTATCCCATCCGCTTAGTCAAAGTGGACGAGGAGACCATGGAGCTTATCAGAGGACCCGATGGAGTCTGTATCCCTTGTGGTCCAGGTATAGTACTTCCTTACATTCATGCTTAGTACACAGGTGAGCAGACAGAAAGTTAGTGGTAGATGATACGGATTTTTTGATGGCCAATGCCCATATCTACCTTGCTAGTACCGGGTTGGAccccttttgccttcagaactgctTTAATTGTTCGTGgcatagattcaacaaggtgctggaaacattcctcagagattttgttccatattgacatg
The nucleotide sequence above comes from Chanodichthys erythropterus isolate Z2021 chromosome 10, ASM2448905v1, whole genome shotgun sequence. Encoded proteins:
- the slc27a4 gene encoding long-chain fatty acid transport protein 4, with the translated sequence MLRLACTTALFFVLRLFLGLPWFQVLPSIFIFYLGSGGWKSIQVFSKTIYRDLHAASVLLRVKLNVKKHLRERNTVPKLFAKSVKKYGDKTALIFEGTGEKWSFQELDDYSNRVANFFLQSGFKEGDVVALFMENRSQYVGLWLGMAKIGVEAALINFNLRLEALVHCVNISSAKAVVFGSELTDAMCEVHSSMGKTVKLFCSGEWDPKRVPEGTEHIEPLLEATPTNQPRQPDRSFTDRLFYIYTSGTTGMPKAAIVVHSRYYRMAALVYYGFRMKSEDVLYDCLPLYHSAGNIVGVGQCLIHGMTVVIRKKFSASKFWDDCIKYNCTIVQYIGEICRYLLNQPKKDTEHQHKVRMALGNGLRQSIWEEFTNRFNIPQIAEFYGATECNCSLGNFDNKTGACGFNSRILPYFYPIRLVKVDEETMELIRGPDGVCIPCGPGEPGQLVGRIIQNDPLRRFDGYVNQSATNKKVAQDVFKKGDSAYLSGDVLVMDDYGYMYFKDRTGDTFRWKGENVSTTEVEGTLSRLLDMKDVVVYGVEVPGAEGKAGMAAIADPDHSTDLAKFSRDLEKALPPYARPVFLRFLPEVNKTGTFKFQKTEMRRDGFDPSVVSDKLYFLDCTKGQYVELNVELHRSIVSGKQKL